ATTCCTTTAAGACTAATTAATGGGGTAATATAGAAGCCTCTCAATACGAAGTAATAGATAGCTGCTATTATTAAAAATATATAAGGAATCATAAAAATTATGGCAACCGGGTTTTCATTATTTTCTGACATTCCGCCGGTTACAGCCATCACAATAATCAAAGGAATGTAAAGTACTAAAACACCTCCAAAAACAATTAACTGTAAGATAAAATAAGGCATAAAGTCTTTAAAGTCAAAAATATCTCCGGGGCTTGCTGCCTGATTTCTATTAAGTTTTTGAAGATATTTATATAAATTTCCCATTGCCAGTAAGCTGCAAAAAGGAATAATTGACATAAGACAGCATACTAAAAACGCCACAAAAATATTACCGAAGTCTTTCTTTAAAAACTCAAAACCTTTATTAATATATTCTCCGAGTTTAAAATTGATAGGTTTAGGTGTTAAAATTACTTTCATTATTTATATTGTGTTTAATCTTCCAGATTATATTGTTTTATTTTCCTATATAAGGTTCTCTGTGAGATTCCCAATTCGTCTGCAGCCCTATTTCTTCGTCCTTTATGCTTCTCCAACGCCTTGATAATCAAATCTTTTTCATTATTCTGAAGAGAAAGTGATTCTGGCCTGTTCTCCTCTACTTCAATGTCTTCAAAGTCTTCATAGCTATCTTCCGGACTTGAAATAATAGTTGGCGTCTGAACAGTTGGTGCATCGTTATTATTTTCAAAATATAATAAGGATCCTGAGTTGATCTGTGGCTGACTTTCCGGAGTGTAAATTCTGTTGATCAGATTTTTCTCATGATTGCTTAAGTCTCCCGTTCCTCTGTTCTTTATCAATTCCGAAGTTAAGGATTTTAAATCATTAATATCATTCCTCATATCAAAGAGAATTTTATACATAATTTCTCTTTCGCTTCCGAAGTCATTCTGCTTTGGTGTACTTTGATTATTAACTACCATTGGAAGATGGGTCTCCATTGGAATGTATTCTGCAAGCTTTTCTGCCGTGATATTTCTGTTTCTTTCCACAACGGTCATCTGTTCTACAAGATTTCTTAGCTGACGGATATTTCCCGGAAAAGAATAATTGTCTATATAATGAACTGCATTAGGTTCCAACTCCAGTTCAGGCATTCTGTATTTTTCCGCAAAATCTATAGCAAACTTCCTGAATAGCAAATGAATATCACCTTTTCTCTCTCTTAAAGGCGGCATATCGATCTGAACGGTATTCAAACGGTAAAATAAATCCTCACGGAATCTCCCGTCATGAATAGCCTTCATCATGTTGACGTTAGTAGCAGCTACAATCCTCACATTGGTTTTTTGAACCTGTGAAGAACCTACCTTCATAAATTCACCACTTTCCAGTACTCTTAAAAGACGAACCTGCGTCTGTAGGGGAAGCTCTCCCACCTCATCCAAAAAGATCGTTCCGCCATCAGCCACCTCAAAGTATCCTTTTCTGGTTGCTGTAGCTCCTGTAAAAGCACCTTTTTCGTGTCCGAACAATTCGGAATCTATGGTTCCCTCAGGAATTGCCCCACAGTTTACTACGATATAAGGCTGATGTTTTCTTTTGGATTCTGAATGGATAATCTTTGGAATGAATTCTTTCCCTACTCCACTTTCTCCAATAACAAGAACGGAGATGTCTGTAGGGGCAACCTGGATAGATTTTTCCAAGGCCCTATTAAGTGCCGGAAAATTCCCGATAATTCCAAAGCGGTTTTTTATGTTTTGTAACTCGTTGCTCATAAGTAAATATTTGATTATTGATTCAATGTTAATGTTCTACAGTTCTTCTATCTGTGTTCTGTAGATTTTGTTGAAATGATGAGTGTAGACGTCTTTCATTGTCTTTCCGTCATCATACGTTTTTAATGCTAACATTTTCAAATCCAAATAATCCTTGTTTCTAATCTTAGAAACTTTACTTTTAAAGTATATATTCTCAGCAAAGTCGTTTTCCTTGCTTTGTTTTTCAAAATTTTCCAGGGCTTTATCATATCTGCCCAGCTCGAAATAGGTTACCCCCAGCTGGTAATGATCGAACATTCCCTTGACATACCCTCTGGTAACCAGAAGTCTTTCTATAATACCTGCTGCCTTTTCTTTTTGCCCTAAAGCACTGTAAGACATAGCTTTCACTACGTCCAGATTATAATCTCCATTTAAGGATCTTCCTAAATCTTCCGGATAGTATTTTTTTAATTCCTCCAGATCCCGGATAGCGCCTTTATAGTCTCTCAAAAACTGGAATTTGCACCAGCCTCTGTATCCAAGATGCATTTTAGGGTCTAAAGCAACGGCCTTATCAATTAATATTTTCCAGGTTGCAAAGTCACCATTCTTAAGATAAGGAACCGCTTTCTCCATATAGCTATTGGAGAAACTCGGACAAAGTTCAATAGCTTTATCAAACCCTTCCTGAGATTCCCAGGAACCTTGTAAATCTGAAGCCCAGTTGTATAACTCGCACGCTTTTTTGCAGTCCTCACCCTCTACTGCATTACAGTTGACCTGTGCAATAGTATTGGTGTACACTATAAGTAACAAAAAGCTAAGGTAATACCTCTGAAACTTGTCCATTTTCAATTTTATAGGTTAAATACTGATAATAGTCTATTTTTAAACCCTTTACCTCTTTTGGCATCCAGCCATTGAGTGATTTTGTGAATTTTAAAAGTTTATTTTCTAATTCTTCATCCAGGATAGTATCTTTCAATTCTGAATCCATATGTTTCAGCCTGAACCATCCTGTCTTTCCCTCACAATTTACTAAAAATCTAACGGTAACATAACCATTAATCTCCTTTTCAGTGTATATATTTTCTTTTTTTAGTTTTTCAACAATAGCGATTTTCTCTCCTTTATAATCAACCGGCTGTTGTCCGTGATAATACTGAAAACTGAAAGGTCTATTTTTACCTGCTCCGCATTTTTTAAAACCAGCATCATCCAGTTTTTCATTAAATATAGCATCACCTACAGTATCTGGATATCTCCCTGTATTTTTCTCTGTCTGACACGAGATCAGAACAAAGGAAAATAGTGTAAAAAGGTAAACCGCTTTTATCAAAACCTCAATTTATTCCGTGATTCTTCCTAAAAGCGTGCCTTGGGTGTTATCATACACAAAAACGTCCACAATGTCACCTATTTTCTGTCCTTCCAGTTTATCAAAGACACAGACTGCATTCTGGGAATTTCTTCCTTTCCATTGGTTTTTATTCTTCTTGGAAATTCCTTCGATTAGAATTTGGTGCACTCTTCCAACATAAGATACCATTCTTTTTCTGGAAAGCTCTCCTTGCAGGGCAATAACCTCAGCAAGACGTCTCTGCTTCACATCAGCCGGAATATTATCTTCCATTTTCTTGTGCGCAGGTGTTCCCGGCCTTTCTGAATAGGCGAACATATAACCGTAGTCATATTCCACTTCTTTCATCAGACTTAATGTATCCTGATGATCTTCCTCTGTTTCGTTACAGAATCCTACAATCATATCCTGAGAAAAAGCTACTTCAGGAACAATTTCCTTTGCTTTTCTAATGAGCTCAAGATATTCTTCGCGCGTATGCTGTCTGTTCATGGCTTCAAGCATATTATTGCTTCCACTTTGTACAGGAAGGTGTACATATTTACAGATATTATCGTGCTTGGCCATCATTCTGAACACATCCAGACTCATATCCTGAGGATTAGATGTGGAGAATCTGATTCTCATTTCAGGAATAGCCTTGGCTACTAAATCAAGCAATTGAGCAAAGTTAACTGCTGTAGCTTTCTGCATTTCAGATGCCTTGGCAAAGTCTTTTTTAGGACCTCCCCCATACCATAGGTAAGAGTCTACGTTTTGACCTAAAAGGGTAATTTCTTTATATCCGCTATTGGCCAGATCTTTACACTCATCTATGATGGAGTGTGGATCACGGCTTCTTTCTCTTCCCCTGGTAAAGGGAACCACACAGAATGTACACATATTATCACACCCTCTGGTGATGGTAACAAAAGCTGTAACTCCATTTCCTCCTAAACGTACCGGATTAATATCTGCATAAGTTTCTTCTTTTGATAGAATTACATTGATAGCGTCTCTTCCATCATCTGTTTCTTTCAAAAGATTAGGCAAGTCTCTATAAGCATCCGGGCCTACAACAAGATCTACCAATTGTTCTTCTTCTAAGAATTTGGTTTTTAATCTTTCCGCCATACACCCCAGAACTCCAACCGTCATGTTAGGTTTTTCTTTCTTAAGGTTTTTGAACTGGGAAAGACGCATTCTTACTGTTTGCTCTGCCTTTTCACGAATGGAGCATGTATTCAACAGGATCAAATCTGCTTCTTCAACTTTCATCGTAGTATTATATCCCTGTTCATTAAGAATGGATGCAACAATTTCAGAGTCAGAGAAATTCATCTGACAACCATAGCTTTCTAAAAACAGTTTTTTAGAATTCTCAGGTCTTTCAGCAATAGCAAAAGCTTCACCCTGTTTTGTCTCGTCTATATATTTTTCCTGCACGATAATCAATTTAAGGTTCGGTATTTAAAATTCAGGCGAATTATTCCGGGAATTTTAATCTACGAACAGATAAGTTTGCAAAGATACAAAATATTGTGACAGAATGTCAGGGCTATCTTACAGTAAAATTTATTGAAAAATATAACAACAATGCAATCCTTTATTTATTGGGATATTTTATATACCTCGAGGGATTCTAAGGCCTTTTGTATGGTTTGTTTTACAATTAAAAAGACTGTTAATCTCCATGATCAAAATGATCTGATGTAAAATCAATTTTAATGATTTTCTTGGAAACCGCAGGCCTCCCGTCTTTCATTGCTGGCGTCCATTTCTTTTTTACCTTCTTAATAGCAAAACGCATATCATCAATAAACATTTCGCTGTTCTTTACTTTTGGTAAAACATCAAGATTTTCAACCCTGCCGGCTGTATTTACATCAAATACAAAAACAAATTTTCCGTTGACTGCATATTTCTTAAGATCAATATAAGAGTATATCATTTGTAAAAACTCTTTGGTGAAAGCTTCATCACCACCAGGAAATTCTGCATTTTGATAAGTTTCTGCATGATCATTCTTAGTCTTGAATTCTTGTGAGTATCCCATAAAACTAAAAAATAAGAACAGGAATAAAAAATATTTTTTCATCATAATGTGCATTACATATCTACAGATAAGGAAGAGAAGTTCATTCTTACTCTCATTTCAGATTTTACAGGTTGTCCATTACAGGTTGCAGGGTTCCAGGGTTTCTTAATTCTTCTTACTACATACTGCATATCATCAAAGAAAGCCTCACTGTGAAGAACTTTTGGAGAG
This genomic interval from Chryseobacterium joostei contains the following:
- a CDS encoding DUF4013 domain-containing protein, yielding MKVILTPKPINFKLGEYINKGFEFLKKDFGNIFVAFLVCCLMSIIPFCSLLAMGNLYKYLQKLNRNQAASPGDIFDFKDFMPYFILQLIVFGGVLVLYIPLIIVMAVTGGMSENNENPVAIIFMIPYIFLIIAAIYYFVLRGFYITPLISLKGIKDIKEAWNISKVMSKGNLISILLFSIVVGILAQIGVIACGIGIFLTIPFLYTANYFAYEDAIQQIEHDEITEIGSKNEF
- a CDS encoding energy transducer TonB, which translates into the protein MGYSQEFKTKNDHAETYQNAEFPGGDEAFTKEFLQMIYSYIDLKKYAVNGKFVFVFDVNTAGRVENLDVLPKVKNSEMFIDDMRFAIKKVKKKWTPAMKDGRPAVSKKIIKIDFTSDHFDHGD
- a CDS encoding sigma-54 interaction domain-containing protein → MSNELQNIKNRFGIIGNFPALNRALEKSIQVAPTDISVLVIGESGVGKEFIPKIIHSESKRKHQPYIVVNCGAIPEGTIDSELFGHEKGAFTGATATRKGYFEVADGGTIFLDEVGELPLQTQVRLLRVLESGEFMKVGSSQVQKTNVRIVAATNVNMMKAIHDGRFREDLFYRLNTVQIDMPPLRERKGDIHLLFRKFAIDFAEKYRMPELELEPNAVHYIDNYSFPGNIRQLRNLVEQMTVVERNRNITAEKLAEYIPMETHLPMVVNNQSTPKQNDFGSEREIMYKILFDMRNDINDLKSLTSELIKNRGTGDLSNHEKNLINRIYTPESQPQINSGSLLYFENNNDAPTVQTPTIISSPEDSYEDFEDIEVEENRPESLSLQNNEKDLIIKALEKHKGRRNRAADELGISQRTLYRKIKQYNLED
- the miaB gene encoding tRNA (N6-isopentenyl adenosine(37)-C2)-methylthiotransferase MiaB, which codes for MQEKYIDETKQGEAFAIAERPENSKKLFLESYGCQMNFSDSEIVASILNEQGYNTTMKVEEADLILLNTCSIREKAEQTVRMRLSQFKNLKKEKPNMTVGVLGCMAERLKTKFLEEEQLVDLVVGPDAYRDLPNLLKETDDGRDAINVILSKEETYADINPVRLGGNGVTAFVTITRGCDNMCTFCVVPFTRGRERSRDPHSIIDECKDLANSGYKEITLLGQNVDSYLWYGGGPKKDFAKASEMQKATAVNFAQLLDLVAKAIPEMRIRFSTSNPQDMSLDVFRMMAKHDNICKYVHLPVQSGSNNMLEAMNRQHTREEYLELIRKAKEIVPEVAFSQDMIVGFCNETEEDHQDTLSLMKEVEYDYGYMFAYSERPGTPAHKKMEDNIPADVKQRRLAEVIALQGELSRKRMVSYVGRVHQILIEGISKKNKNQWKGRNSQNAVCVFDKLEGQKIGDIVDVFVYDNTQGTLLGRITE
- a CDS encoding tetratricopeptide repeat protein, which codes for MDKFQRYYLSFLLLIVYTNTIAQVNCNAVEGEDCKKACELYNWASDLQGSWESQEGFDKAIELCPSFSNSYMEKAVPYLKNGDFATWKILIDKAVALDPKMHLGYRGWCKFQFLRDYKGAIRDLEELKKYYPEDLGRSLNGDYNLDVVKAMSYSALGQKEKAAGIIERLLVTRGYVKGMFDHYQLGVTYFELGRYDKALENFEKQSKENDFAENIYFKSKVSKIRNKDYLDLKMLALKTYDDGKTMKDVYTHHFNKIYRTQIEEL